The following coding sequences lie in one Lysobacter capsici genomic window:
- a CDS encoding heme o synthase, with translation MNATTRPTARQYWALTKPRVVALIVFTAIVGMFLAVPGWPPLRESVLGFLGIWLAASSAAAINQLLDSRIDAKMARTSWRPIVAGQVSPTQALVFALILAAASMLILVLWVNVITAVLTFASLIGYAVIYTVFLKRATPQNIVIGGVAGAAPPLLGWAAVTGMQGPWDWAHALLLVLIIFVWTPPHFWALAIFRRADYARAMVPMLPVTHGVQYTRWQILFYTVLLVAVTVLPWAVSMSGLFYLGGALVLGAMFLYYAWKLMDPPDELYAMRVFNYSIVYLMALFAFLMIDHWMLPALQPAAAFELRQVG, from the coding sequence ATGAACGCCACCACCCGCCCCACCGCGAGGCAGTACTGGGCGCTGACCAAGCCGCGCGTGGTCGCGTTGATCGTGTTCACCGCGATCGTCGGCATGTTCCTGGCGGTGCCGGGCTGGCCGCCGTTGCGCGAGTCGGTGCTGGGCTTCCTAGGCATCTGGCTGGCCGCGTCCTCGGCCGCGGCGATCAATCAACTGCTGGACTCGCGCATCGACGCGAAGATGGCGCGCACCTCGTGGCGGCCGATCGTCGCCGGGCAGGTGTCGCCGACGCAGGCGCTGGTGTTCGCGCTGATCCTGGCCGCGGCCTCGATGCTGATCCTGGTGCTGTGGGTCAACGTGATCACCGCCGTGCTGACCTTTGCCTCGCTGATCGGCTACGCGGTGATCTACACCGTGTTCCTCAAGCGCGCCACGCCGCAGAACATCGTGATCGGCGGCGTCGCCGGCGCCGCGCCGCCGCTGCTGGGCTGGGCCGCGGTCACCGGCATGCAGGGGCCGTGGGACTGGGCGCACGCGCTGCTGCTGGTGCTGATCATCTTCGTGTGGACGCCGCCGCATTTCTGGGCGCTGGCGATCTTCCGCCGCGCCGACTACGCGCGCGCGATGGTGCCGATGCTGCCGGTCACCCACGGCGTGCAATACACGCGCTGGCAAATCCTGTTCTACACCGTGCTGCTGGTGGCGGTGACCGTGCTGCCGTGGGCGGTGAGCATGAGCGGCCTGTTCTACCTGGGCGGCGCCCTGGTGCTCGGCGCGATGTTCCTGTACTACGCCTGGAAACTGATGGACCCGCCCGACGAGTTGTACGCGATGCGGGTTTTCAACTACTCGATCGTCTACTTGATGGCGTTGTTCGCGTTCTTGATGATCGACCACTGGATGCTGCCGGCGTTGCAGCCGGCCGCGGCCTTCGAGCTGCGCCAGGTGGGTTGA
- a CDS encoding bile acid:sodium symporter family protein, with the protein MQWLKRLRVDAFTLALLGAVALAWWFPVRGVSAGALDDFTNVAIAALFFLHGARLSREAILAGALHWRLHLVIFASTFVLFPLLGLALRPLSGHWLTPELYLGLLFLCTLPSTVQSSIAFTSMAGGNVPAAVCSASASSLLGVFLTPLLMSALAGAHGAMANPGEAIGKIMLQLLVPFVAGHLLRRWIGAWVERQRAVLRYTDQGTVLLVVYTAFAASVSSGLWQNTPLGALYVVIGVCALLLAVVMVTTTFAARRMGFSREDEIAIVFCGSKKSLATGVPMAKILFASSALGAIVLPVMIFHQLQLIVCAHIARRYARRAAQQRAQAAPEQAAD; encoded by the coding sequence ATGCAGTGGCTAAAACGTCTGCGCGTCGACGCCTTCACCCTCGCCCTGCTCGGCGCGGTCGCGCTGGCCTGGTGGTTCCCGGTCCGCGGCGTGTCCGCCGGCGCCCTGGACGATTTCACCAATGTCGCCATCGCGGCGCTGTTCTTCCTGCACGGCGCGCGCCTGTCGCGCGAGGCGATCCTCGCCGGCGCCTTGCATTGGCGATTGCACCTGGTGATCTTCGCCAGCACCTTCGTATTGTTTCCGCTGCTCGGCCTGGCGCTGCGGCCGCTGTCGGGCCACTGGCTGACGCCGGAGCTGTACCTGGGGCTGCTGTTCCTGTGCACCCTGCCCTCGACCGTGCAGTCCTCGATCGCGTTCACCTCGATGGCCGGCGGCAACGTCCCGGCGGCGGTGTGCAGCGCGTCGGCATCGAGCCTGCTGGGCGTGTTCCTGACCCCGCTGCTGATGAGCGCGCTGGCCGGCGCGCACGGCGCGATGGCGAACCCCGGGGAGGCGATCGGCAAGATCATGCTGCAGCTGCTGGTGCCGTTCGTGGCCGGGCATCTGCTGCGGCGCTGGATCGGCGCCTGGGTCGAACGCCAGCGCGCGGTGCTGCGCTACACCGACCAGGGCACGGTGCTGTTGGTGGTCTACACCGCGTTCGCCGCCTCGGTCAGCAGCGGCCTGTGGCAGAACACGCCGCTGGGCGCGTTGTACGTGGTGATCGGCGTGTGCGCGTTGCTGCTGGCGGTGGTGATGGTAACCACCACGTTCGCCGCGCGCCGGATGGGGTTCTCGCGCGAGGACGAAATCGCGATCGTGTTCTGCGGCTCGAAGAAGAGCCTGGCCACCGGCGTGCCGATGGCGAAGATATTGTTCGCCAGCAGCGCGCTCGGCGCGATCGTGCTGCCGGTGATGATCTTCCATCAGTTGCAGCTGATCGTGTGCGCGCACATCGCGCGACGTTATGCGCGGCGTGCGGCGCAGCAGCGGGCGCAGGCGGCGCCGGAACAAGCTGCGGACTGA
- a CDS encoding metal-dependent hydrolase family protein translates to MRNPILRSITALLPLAVAFAASAQTASPANASTTDDLVVTAAKLFDARSGKLIDRPQVLIRDGRIVEVGRVGDAAPDGIKRLDLAGMTLLPGLIDMHTHLDSDPSYGGYTGLQFNDRFWSVLAVKHAQQTLDAGFTTVRNVGADAWNDVGLRQAIDEGQLRGPRIVTAAYSFGATGGHCDSTFFPPSMNQKSPYNADSPEQARQRVRELRKYGAQVIKICATGGVFSRNTEPGQQQMSFEEMKAVADEAHQWGLRVAAHAHGASGIRDAIRAGVDTIEHASLIDDEGIRLAKQHGAWLSMDIYNTDYTQAEGKKNGVLEDNLRKDREVADIQRENFRRAHAAGVKMVYGTDAGVYPHGLNGRQFAVMTRYGMSAAQAIQAATANAAQALGRNDVGIVEQGRWGDLIAVAGDPTQDVSLLASVPVVIKGGEVVKDAR, encoded by the coding sequence ATGAGGAATCCGATCCTTCGTTCCATCACGGCGCTCCTGCCGCTGGCTGTCGCCTTCGCGGCGTCGGCGCAGACCGCGTCGCCGGCCAACGCGTCGACGACCGACGATCTGGTGGTGACCGCGGCCAAGTTGTTCGACGCGCGCAGCGGCAAGTTGATCGACCGGCCGCAGGTGCTGATCCGCGACGGCCGTATCGTCGAGGTCGGCCGGGTCGGCGACGCCGCGCCCGACGGGATCAAGCGCCTGGACCTGGCCGGCATGACCTTGCTGCCGGGCCTGATCGACATGCACACCCACCTGGATTCCGATCCGAGCTACGGCGGCTACACCGGCCTGCAGTTCAACGATCGTTTCTGGTCGGTGCTCGCGGTCAAGCACGCGCAGCAGACCCTCGATGCCGGCTTCACCACCGTGCGCAACGTCGGCGCCGACGCTTGGAACGACGTCGGCCTGCGCCAGGCCATCGACGAAGGCCAGCTGCGCGGTCCGCGCATCGTCACCGCCGCGTATTCCTTCGGCGCGACCGGCGGGCATTGCGATTCGACCTTTTTCCCGCCGTCGATGAACCAGAAGAGCCCGTACAACGCCGACTCGCCCGAACAGGCGCGCCAGCGCGTGCGCGAGCTGCGCAAGTACGGCGCGCAGGTGATCAAGATCTGCGCCACCGGCGGCGTGTTTTCGCGCAATACCGAGCCGGGCCAGCAGCAGATGAGCTTTGAAGAGATGAAGGCCGTCGCCGACGAGGCGCATCAATGGGGCCTGCGCGTGGCCGCGCACGCGCACGGCGCCAGCGGCATCCGCGACGCGATCCGCGCCGGCGTCGACACCATCGAGCACGCCAGCCTGATCGACGACGAAGGCATCCGCCTGGCCAAGCAGCACGGTGCGTGGTTGTCGATGGACATCTACAACACCGACTACACCCAGGCCGAAGGCAAGAAGAACGGCGTGCTCGAAGACAATCTGCGCAAGGACCGCGAAGTCGCCGACATCCAGCGCGAGAATTTCCGCCGCGCGCATGCGGCCGGGGTGAAGATGGTCTACGGCACCGACGCGGGCGTGTACCCGCACGGGCTCAACGGCCGCCAGTTCGCGGTGATGACCCGCTACGGCATGAGCGCGGCGCAGGCGATCCAGGCGGCAACCGCGAACGCGGCGCAGGCGCTGGGCCGCAACGATGTCGGCATCGTCGAGCAGGGCCGCTGGGGCGATTTGATCGCGGTCGCCGGCGATCCGACCCAGGACGTGAGCTTGCTGGCTTCGGTGCCGGTGGTGATCAAGGGCGGCGAGGTGGTGAAAGACGCGCGTTGA